GATTAATTTCATATTCTTTTAGTAAATTTAAAAATTGATCTTCAACAATAGATTTATCAATATTAAAGGTATCAATATGGACAAATTTTGCATTAAAGTCATTCGCAATATTTTCAAGATCAGAATGATTTGAAATTATTAACGGGACGTTCATTTTGAGTTCACCATTTCTTACTCGCCAAAGTAAATCAATCAAACAATGATTTTGTTTACTTACGAAAATAGCAACATTTGGAATTTCATCAGAATAATTTACGTTAAATTTTCCATTTACTTCATTTGCAATTTTTTCAAATTCTTTATAAATTTCGTCTCTGTTAAAAGATGCATTTTTGCTATTCCATTCAATTCGACTAAGAAACAAACCTGCATCTTGATCTGTATGATGATCAGAATGTTTTATGTTGCCACCGTAATTTGAAATCCAACTTGTAAGTAAACTTACAAGGCCAGGGCGATCGGGACAAACAATTTTGAATATAATTGAAGGATGTTCCAAAAATCTTTAACTATTAAGTCAAATAATAAAGTATATCTAATATATCAATGAAAAGCTTAAAAGAAAATTTTCAAAAAGCACACATAGTTATTATTGGATCAGGAATTATTGGAAAATTTAACGCCTTAGAACTATCAGAATTAGGTTTCCAAGTAACGATAATAGATCCAACTCAACTCCAAAATAGTAGCAATGCAGCTTTAGGCTTACTAATGGGTAATATGTATCAAAAAAGAAGAGGTAGAAGCTGGGATCTCAGAAAACAAAGTATGGAATTATGGCCACAATGGATTACATTACTGCAAAAATTTAATAATGAATTAAATATCGAAAAACCATTAATAAAACTGACTACTAATGAAGAAAAGTTTAAAAAATTAGAGAAATTTATTTATGAAAATAATGATCTAAACTTACAAATTCTAGAAAGAGACTCAATATTTATCAATAATATAAATAAAGCATTCCAAACAAAAAATATAAAAGGTATGATTTCCTTCAAAGATGGAAGAATAAATGCTTTCTCGTTAATGAAAACATTAGATAAATATCTAAAAAATAAAAAAGTAAATTTTTTAGAAGAAGAAATAATAGAAATCAGAAAATCAAAAAATCAATGGATTTCTAGGACAAGAAATAATGAAAACATCAAATCTGACATGGTTATTTTGTGTAATTCACTAAAAGCGATTGATTTAATAGATAGCCTTTCTCACAACATCAAATTAAAGCCAGTTTTAGGTCAAGCTATGGAAATTGATATAAATGATGCAGAAGTTGATTTATTATCTCTGCCAAAACAATTTAATATAAATGGTAAAAATATAATTCCAAAATCAAAAAATAAGCTAATTATTGGATCAACTGATGAATATAGTACTATGCCAGAAGAAAATACATTCCAAAAACTCACAAATTTTCTAGATAAAAAACCAAATTGGCTGATGAAAGGAAAAATTGCTAGAAAATGGTTCGGAATAAGGTCAAGACCAGATGGTGAACCTTCACCAATAATGAAAAATCTTGGAGATGGACTAATTATATGTACAGGTTTTTATAAAAATGGAATTTTACTGGCTCCGGCTTGTTCTAAATGGGTTGCTAATGAAATTAATAGTTACCTTTCCTAATCTTTCGTTTCTGTAAAGTCTGCATCAATTACATCATCTCCTCCTTTTTCGTTTGAATCATTCTGATCAGGACCAACCCCCGCGCCAGGTGATGGTGGCTGATTGCCAGGTTGCTGATAAACAGATGAACCAACTGCATAAAGTTCTTGCTGAAGTTCTTCAAGAAGTTTTTTCATTGATTCATAATCTTCTTTTGAAGTTGCCTCTTTTAAAGCATTACTTTTTTCTTCAACTTTAGACTTTGCTGCAGCATCAACTTTGTCCCCTAACTCACTAAGTTGCTTTTCTGTCTGATATACAAGTGTTTCAGCTTGATTTTTTAAATCAATTTTTTCTCTTTTTTCTTTATCTACAGATGCATTTGATTCAGCATCTTTTACCATTTTTTCTACTTCATTATCGGATAGGGTTGAAGCACCAGTGATAGAGATACTTTGCTCTTTTCCACTACCTTTATCTTTAGCAGTAACGCTAAGAATACCATTTGCATCAATATCAAATGTAACTTCAATTTGCGGAACGCCTCTTGGTGCTGACGGTATACCATCCAATCTAAAAGTTCCTAGGCTTTTGTTATCAGAAGCCATTTCTCTTTCACCCTGTAAAACGTGTATTTCAACATTTGTTTGACCGTCTACAGCAGTTGAATATGTTTCAGATTTCTTTGTAGGTACTGTAGTATTTCGATTTATCATTTTTGTCATTACTCCCCCCAAAGTCTCTACCCCTAAAGAAAGTGGAGTAACATCAAGCAATAATATATCTTTTACCTCTCCTGCTAAAACACCTCCCTGAATTGCTGCTCCAACAGCTACTACTTCATCAGGATTAACGGTTTGATTTGGTTCCTTACCAATTATTTTTTTTACTAAATCTAAAACAGCAGGAATTCTAGATGAGCCTCCCACCATTACAACTTCATCAATTTCACTAGTAGAAATTTTTGCATCACTTATAGCTCTCTCAACTGGGGTCTTACACCTATCAATTAAGGAGGCTGCTAATTCCTCAAACTTTGCTCTAGTAAGGTTCAAATCCAAATGCTTTGGGCCTTCAGGTGTCGCTGTAATAAAAGGTAAATTTATTTCACTTTGCGTAGCATTTGAAAGCTCAATTTTTGCTTTTTCTGCTGCTTCAGTCAATCTTTGCAAAGCTTGCTTATCTTGTCTAAGGTCAATTCCCTCATTTGATTTAAAATTACTAGCTAAGTGATCTACGATACATCTATCAAAATCGTCACCACCTAAATGTGTATCTCCAGATGTAGATAGAACTTCAGTTACTCCATCACCAGCTTCAATAACTGAAACGTCAAAGGTGCCTCCCCCTAAATCAAAAACAAGGATTTTTTCATTTTCTTTATCCAAACCATATGCTAAAGCTGCAGCAGTTGGCTCATTAACAATTCTAAGAACTTCTAAACCTGCAATCTTTCCTGCATCTTTTGTAGCCTGTCTTTGAGAATCATTGAAATAAGCTGGAACTGTTATTACAGCCTGTGTAACTTTTTCACCAAGGTATTTACCCGCATCATCTGCTAACTTTCTTAAAACCTGAGAACTTACCTCTTCAGGAGAAAACTGCTTATCCAAAATAGGACATTTTAATTTAACACTAGAACCAGATTTCTCAACAGAGTAACTAACTTCTTTAGATTCTGCATTAACTTCATCTACTCGTCTACCAACAAAACGCTTTGCGGAATAAAACGTATTTTCAGGATTCATAACCGCTTGTCTTTTTGCGATTTGTCCAACAAGCTGATCTTGATTTTTTGTATATGCAACAACTGATGGAGTAGTTCTGAAACCCTCTGCATTTGCTATTACAGTAGGTTTACCACCTTCCATTACAGCCACACAACTATTAGTTGTTCCTAAATCGATTCCTACAACCTTACCCATGGGTAAATTCTCATATTTGTTATTCTCCATAATCGGTCATCGGCGTCATTATTGTTACTCAAAGACGGGGTGTGGTTCCCGAACAGATCGTTATTTTTTAAAGCAAAATTCCAAACATGATTTCAAGTAAGACATCTTTTATTGCGTTAATTGGCAATCCAGTCAGCCATTCTTTATCACCAATTATGCAAAATGCTGCCCTTCAATATTTAGGCTTAGATCTAATTTATATTGCTATACCTTGTAAAGATCAAGATTTAGAATTAGTTCTAAATTCTTTTAAAAAAATTAATTGCAAAGGCTTAAATATCACAATTCCACATAAAGAAAAAGTATTTGATCTTTGTAGTGAAATTTCCCCTATTGCTAACCAATTAAAAGCAATTAATACACTGAAATTAAATTCTGAAAAAGAATGGAGCGGAACTAATACAGATGTAGAAGGATTTATTTATCCATTAAAAACATTAAACTTAGTAAAAAAGAAATCAATGGTTCTTGGCTCAGGAGGGGCAGCAAGATCTGTTATTCAAGGTTTAATAAATCTAAATCTTTCAACTATTTCAGTAGTTTCACGTAACAAAACATCACTAAATAAATTAATTAAAAATTTTGAAAATCAAATTAAAATTAAAGGTTTTTTAAATAATGATAATCAGGCTCAAAATTTAATTGAAGAAGCAGATTTAATTGTGAATACAACACCAGTAGGAATGAATTCATCTAAATATGCAATGAACATTTTGCCATATGGAGAGACTTTTTGGAGATCTCTTAAATCCAAAACAATTGTTTACGATTTAATCTATAATCCTTCTCCGTCTCCTCTATTAAAATTTAGCGTCAAAAAAGGATGCTTTACTATTGATGGTATGCAAATGCTCGTCGCTCAAGGAATGAAATCATTATCATTTTGGACAAATGGTTTGGAAGTGCCTTTTCAGGTTATGAATGACGCACTAAAAACATATCTTTAAAAAAAGTGATCCTATTTTTCAAGAAATTGCCCATTGTAATGTATCGTAAATAATGAACAGACGCTCATCAAATCAATATTATGAGCCAAAGACCTAGTCTGAAACTATGAACGATCAACAATCTTATTACGAAACGATGTACATTCTCCGCCCAGATATTGCGGAAGATGAAGTAACTAATCACATTGATAAATACAATAAGCTTTTAGAAGAATCTGGCGGTACTATCCTTGATAGTCAAATGAGAGGTAAAAGAAGGTTAGCTTATCAAATAGCAAAACATAGAGAAGGTATTTATGTGCAACTAAGTCATCAAGGCGATGGACAACATATTTTCAAGATTGAAAAAGCAATGAGACTTAGTGAAGATGTTATTAGATACATGACCGTTAAACAAGAAGGGCCTTTACCAAGCCCAAGACCTTCGAATAAGAGTACATCTCAGTCAGAGAAAAAAGATGATCCAGATGACAATATTGAATCTAAAGAAAAAGAAAAAGTAGTAACTGCAGATTCTGCAAGTTCAGGAGAAGACGATACTGAAATCAAAAAAAATGCAAAATCTTAAATGTTAATTTTTTGTTTTTGAATTTAACTCAGCCCATATTTTATTAGACATACCCCACATATAAATAAAACCCTCTGCTAAAGAATGATTGAAAACATCATCTTTGCTATAGGTTGCCAAATCTTCCCTGTAAAGTGAATTATTTTCAGACATCCTACCAATAACAATTGCGTTCCCTTTATGAAGTCTAATCTTTACCCTTCCATTAACTGAATTTTGAGTCGATGATATAAATACATCTAAACTCTCTTTAAGAGGTCCAAACCAAAAACCTTGATAGACTAATTGACCCCATTTTTTTTCCACTATTCCTTTAAAATCCACAACATCTGGATTTAATGTTATGCTCTCCAATTCTTTGTGAGCTTTAATTAAAAGTAACAGTCCAGGTGTTTCGTAAATCTCTCTACTTTTAATTCCTACTACTCGATCTTCAATCATATCTATTCTTCCAAAACCATGAGCACCTGCAAGAGCATTAGCTTTTTGAATAATCTCTACTGGAGTTAAAAATTCATCATTAATTCCAACTGGAAGCCCATTTTTAAAAACAATTTCTATATCTTGAGGGTAATCAGGTGCATTATCAATTGATGATGTCATCGCAAATATATCTTCAGGTGCTTCATGCATTGGATCTTCTAATATACCCGCTTCGATACTCCTACCAAGTAAATTAACATCTATTGAATATGGAGATTTTTTTGATACTGGTGCAGGAATACCAAATTTTTCACCATACACTATTGCCTCTTCCCTACTCATATTCCACTCTCTTGCAGGAGTAATTATTTTCAAATCAGGGCCTAAGGCATTAATTGCTAAATCAAATCTAACTTGATCATTCCCTTTACCAGTACATCCATGAGCTACAGCATCGGCATTTATCTCTCGAGCGAGATTTACAAGATGTTCAGCAATTAAAGGCCTAGCAAGAGCTGTAGATAAAGGATATTTATCTAAATATAATGAGTTTGCTCTAATGGCTGGAAAAGCGTATCTCTCAACAAAACTATTAACTAAATTTCCCACTATTGATTGAGATGCTCCGGAATTTAAAGCTTTTTGCTGAATTAGTTGTAAATCCTCACCTTGTCCAAGATCTGCTACAAAAGTAACAACTTCTGAAACTCCATATTCATTTTTTAAATATGGAATACAAACGCTTGTATCTACCCCTCCAGAATACGCTAGTACAACTTTTTTTACCTGCTGCATCTAAATTTGCTCCATAAATTTAAATTTTTGACGTAATTAAAAATTTTAAAAACTTATTA
Above is a window of Prochlorococcus marinus XMU1406 DNA encoding:
- a CDS encoding shikimate dehydrogenase, giving the protein MISSKTSFIALIGNPVSHSLSPIMQNAALQYLGLDLIYIAIPCKDQDLELVLNSFKKINCKGLNITIPHKEKVFDLCSEISPIANQLKAINTLKLNSEKEWSGTNTDVEGFIYPLKTLNLVKKKSMVLGSGGAARSVIQGLINLNLSTISVVSRNKTSLNKLIKNFENQIKIKGFLNNDNQAQNLIEEADLIVNTTPVGMNSSKYAMNILPYGETFWRSLKSKTIVYDLIYNPSPSPLLKFSVKKGCFTIDGMQMLVAQGMKSLSFWTNGLEVPFQVMNDALKTYL
- a CDS encoding argininosuccinate synthase; this encodes MQQVKKVVLAYSGGVDTSVCIPYLKNEYGVSEVVTFVADLGQGEDLQLIQQKALNSGASQSIVGNLVNSFVERYAFPAIRANSLYLDKYPLSTALARPLIAEHLVNLAREINADAVAHGCTGKGNDQVRFDLAINALGPDLKIITPAREWNMSREEAIVYGEKFGIPAPVSKKSPYSIDVNLLGRSIEAGILEDPMHEAPEDIFAMTSSIDNAPDYPQDIEIVFKNGLPVGINDEFLTPVEIIQKANALAGAHGFGRIDMIEDRVVGIKSREIYETPGLLLLIKAHKELESITLNPDVVDFKGIVEKKWGQLVYQGFWFGPLKESLDVFISSTQNSVNGRVKIRLHKGNAIVIGRMSENNSLYREDLATYSKDDVFNHSLAEGFIYMWGMSNKIWAELNSKTKN
- the purU gene encoding formyltetrahydrofolate deformylase; protein product: MEHPSIIFKIVCPDRPGLVSLLTSWISNYGGNIKHSDHHTDQDAGLFLSRIEWNSKNASFNRDEIYKEFEKIANEVNGKFNVNYSDEIPNVAIFVSKQNHCLIDLLWRVRNGELKMNVPLIISNHSDLENIANDFNAKFVHIDTFNIDKSIVEDQFLNLLKEYEINLVVLAKYMQILSDSFLKKFSSIINIHHSFLPAFKGGQPYHRAWKRGVKLIGATAHYVSEDLDEGPIIEQCTVNVSHRDEVDDLIRKGRDIERIALARAVRLHLNHQVFVYNRKTAVFD
- a CDS encoding FAD-dependent oxidoreductase translates to MKSLKENFQKAHIVIIGSGIIGKFNALELSELGFQVTIIDPTQLQNSSNAALGLLMGNMYQKRRGRSWDLRKQSMELWPQWITLLQKFNNELNIEKPLIKLTTNEEKFKKLEKFIYENNDLNLQILERDSIFINNINKAFQTKNIKGMISFKDGRINAFSLMKTLDKYLKNKKVNFLEEEIIEIRKSKNQWISRTRNNENIKSDMVILCNSLKAIDLIDSLSHNIKLKPVLGQAMEIDINDAEVDLLSLPKQFNINGKNIIPKSKNKLIIGSTDEYSTMPEENTFQKLTNFLDKKPNWLMKGKIARKWFGIRSRPDGEPSPIMKNLGDGLIICTGFYKNGILLAPACSKWVANEINSYLS
- the rpsF gene encoding 30S ribosomal protein S6, with protein sequence MNDQQSYYETMYILRPDIAEDEVTNHIDKYNKLLEESGGTILDSQMRGKRRLAYQIAKHREGIYVQLSHQGDGQHIFKIEKAMRLSEDVIRYMTVKQEGPLPSPRPSNKSTSQSEKKDDPDDNIESKEKEKVVTADSASSGEDDTEIKKNAKS
- the dnaK gene encoding molecular chaperone DnaK translates to MGKVVGIDLGTTNSCVAVMEGGKPTVIANAEGFRTTPSVVAYTKNQDQLVGQIAKRQAVMNPENTFYSAKRFVGRRVDEVNAESKEVSYSVEKSGSSVKLKCPILDKQFSPEEVSSQVLRKLADDAGKYLGEKVTQAVITVPAYFNDSQRQATKDAGKIAGLEVLRIVNEPTAAALAYGLDKENEKILVFDLGGGTFDVSVIEAGDGVTEVLSTSGDTHLGGDDFDRCIVDHLASNFKSNEGIDLRQDKQALQRLTEAAEKAKIELSNATQSEINLPFITATPEGPKHLDLNLTRAKFEELAASLIDRCKTPVERAISDAKISTSEIDEVVMVGGSSRIPAVLDLVKKIIGKEPNQTVNPDEVVAVGAAIQGGVLAGEVKDILLLDVTPLSLGVETLGGVMTKMINRNTTVPTKKSETYSTAVDGQTNVEIHVLQGEREMASDNKSLGTFRLDGIPSAPRGVPQIEVTFDIDANGILSVTAKDKGSGKEQSISITGASTLSDNEVEKMVKDAESNASVDKEKREKIDLKNQAETLVYQTEKQLSELGDKVDAAAKSKVEEKSNALKEATSKEDYESMKKLLEELQQELYAVGSSVYQQPGNQPPSPGAGVGPDQNDSNEKGGDDVIDADFTETKD